DNA from Clostridia bacterium:
TAAAGAAGATAAGAAGGAAAGTGGAATCATTGATTTGTATGACCGATGGCTGGATGAATCTGTTTCTGTATTGGAACGGAACCATTATCTAACCTTAGAAGGGGAAGTATGTTTGGTACAGGATACGTTGCTAATTGACCCAGACTCTGTATGGGCCGAGTGGGAGATGGCTAAGAGCGAATTAGTGAAAAATAAAAAGAATGTGGCGCAACTTAACCTGGTTGAGGCTACTATGCGTTCATTGCCGGAAATCCTTACAGGGAAAAAAGCGGCAACGGATATCCTCTTTCCCAATTCCTCCATGGAACTGGTGGAAGGCATATATAAAAATAATCCTGTTTCGGACTATTTTAATGAAGTATTGTCCGACTCAATAATCGCGTATTTAAGAGAGAGGATCGAACAAGATCCGAAAGCTGAAATACGCATTTTGGAAATTGGTGCTGGTACAGGCGGTACAAGCGCTTCAAACTTTTTAAAGCTTCGACCCTATGGTGGGCATATTCAGGAATATTGCTATACCGATCTTTCAAAAGCCTTTTTATTATTTGCCGAAAGGGAATATGGGCCGGTCAATCCATTCCTAACATACAAAATACTGAATGTTGAAGAACCTTTAAACAGGCAGGGGATTGAAACAGGGGTATATGATATTGTCGTTGCTGCTAATGTATTGCACGCCACAAAAAATATAAGGAAAACCCTGAGAAATGTGAAAGCAGCTCTGAAAGCTAACGGGTTGCTCCTGGTAAATGAAATCAGTGAGAATAGTTTATTTACTCACTTAACCTTTGGTTTAACCGAAGGGTGGTGGAAATATGAAGATGCGGAACTGAGGATTCCTGGCTGCCCGGGGCTGTATCCTGAAACCTGGAAGAAGATCTTTGAGCAAGAGGGATTTCCGGAAGTCTTCTTTCCGGCGCAAAAAGCTCATAGCTTAGGACAACAGATAATCATTGCTGAAAGTGATGGAGTTGTACGGCAGCAAAATACGGCACAAGCAGCTGTGAACTTTAGGAAAGCTGTTGACAAGAATATGTATTCATCCGGTGATACCTGCCTGAAAATCACAAACAAACCGGTTCAGGGTGTGAATATGATCACAGGTGCTCAGATGAGGAAAAATCAGGGGGCAGGAGTAAGCATTCAATTGGTTAAAGACTTTGCTAAAACAGCTGTAAAAGAGAGTATTGCTCAGTCGCTAAAAATGGATGAGGATTTGATTACAGACGATCAAAGCTTTTCTGAATATGGAGTAGACTCAATTATTGCCGTGAATTTGGTAAATTTAGTCAATCAGCGATGTAAGACTAAACTGGAAACGACAGTATTGTTTGAGTACAATAATGTGAATAACCTTAGCCGGTATATTGCTGAAGCACATGAATCCGCTATAGTTTCGATACTCAATGAAGATAACCCGGGTTCAATAGAAGTTGATGCCGGTTTTCAGGGAGAAAATGCAGATCAAGCGACACAAACTATTTCTCTTATAAGGTATGGAGATAGGGAGACTGCAAAAGCCTTGGAAATATCAAAAGAGACAATTGCCGTAATCGGAATGTCCGGACGCTTCGCTGAATCCCAGACAGTAGATGACTTATGGAAGCATTTGGCCAATGGTGCGAACTTAATTAAGGAGGTCAGCAGGTGGGATCTTTCGGAGCGCTACCAGGAAACTCAACGTGAGGGGAAGAGTTTTTGCAATTATGGCAGTTTTCTGGATAATATTGATAAATTTGACCCTGTTTTCTTTAATATTTCGGGAATTGAAGCAACCTACATGGACCCTCAGCAGCGGTTATTCCTTGAAGAATCCTGGAAAGCATTGGAGAATGCAGGCTACGTCGGAGATTCCATTCAGGAAAGCAAATGCGGAGTTTATGCAGGATGTGGCTCAGGCGATTACCAGAATTTATTTATAAACAATCCCCCTGCTCAATCAACCTGGGGTAACCATAACTCCGTGATTCCGGCAAGAATTGCGTATCATTTGAATTTGCAGGGGCCGGCAATCGCTGTTGATACAGCGTGTTCAAGTTCTTTGGTAGCTATACATTTGGCGTGCCAGGGCTTATGGACCAGAGAAACAGATATGGCTCTGGCAGGGGGTGTTTTTGTGCAGTCAACCCCCGGTTTTTATTTATCAACTAATAAAGCAGGCATGTTATCTCCCACAGGACGATGTTCAGCATTTGACCAGGCAGCAGACGGTTTTGTTCCTGGTGAAGGTGTAGGTGTAGTCGTATTGAAACGTCTTAGCGAGGCATTAGCTGACGGAGACCATATATATGGTGTCATCCGCGGATCGGGAATTAATCAGGACGGTTCAACCAACGGTATTACAGCTCCTAGTGCAGCATCTCAGGAAAAACTGATTTGTGAAGTTTATAATTCTTTTAGTATAAATCCGGAAAATATTCAAATGGTTGAGGCCCACGGAACAGGTACAATATTGGGGGATCCTATAGAATTCAGTGCGTTGACCAGTGCCTACCGCAAATATACACAAAAGCAGGGATACTGCGCACTGGGGTCTATTAAAACAAATCTGGGACATACTACGGCTGCCGCAGGAGTTGCCAGTTTGATAAAGGTTTTACTTTCACTAAAAAATAAGAAAATTCCGCCATCGATCAATTTTAGAAAAGGGAATCCTAAAATCGATTTTGACAACAGTCCTTTTTATGTAAGTACCAGTTTAAGGGATTGGGAGGCTGGGGAAAATTCCCCGCGTTCCGCTGCTATCAGTTCTTTTGGCTTTAGCGGAACAAATGCTCACTTAGTTATCGAGGAACCGCCAGAAGTAGTCAGGAAGCATCAGGAGAAGGCTGGCTACTTGATTGTTTTATCGGCGCGTACTTCTGAGCAGCTGTATAAACAGGTACAGCAACTGATAAGTTTTTGTGACGAAAACACCGGGGTGGACTGCGGGAATATCAGTTATTCACTATTATTGGGCAGAAAGTTCTTTAATCATCGGCTGGCGTGTGTAGTCCGCAGTCTGAATGAACTGGTCAAACTGCTCACAAAGTGGCTGGAAAAAGGTAAAACTCCTCAGGTATATGTGTCTAACCTACAGGAAAACCCTTGCCGCGGGCAAATTTATTTGGAACAGTACGGAAATATGTGCATAAGGAATTGTTTGAACACAACTGATGCAAATGAGTATTTAGGGAACTTATCCGTTATTGCAGACTTATTTATCCAAGGTTATTTACTGGAATTCAAATACCTGTTTCCTCTTAATGAGTATTCAAGAATTCCAATGCCTGGCTATCCGTTCGCAAGAGACCGGTATTGGGTTTCTGATGGTGAAACAAAGGTTAAGGATGTTTCGCCGATGCTGCTTTATTCACCAGCAGTACCTGCAAAGCAAACAGTCATGTCCCGATTATCGGAACCTTCTCCAGTAAAGAGGACTGAGAAAACTAATTGCATTTCCCTCAATTCCCTGTCAGATGTCCGGAATGTGCCAGAGATGCAGCCAAAGGTCAATAGCAAACAAATTTCGTTGCAACCTGCTGCCCGGCTTATTCCGTTACAATCCCTAAAGGCTCCTGTATCAGAAAAGCCTGATGTCCGGAATACTTCCACTCAACCCGGCAAAGTTAAACTGACTGGCTTATTAATGACGTCGGAAGCATTACAGGAAGGGTTGAGAGACAGCCTGGCAGGGATATTGTGTATCAGGCCCGAGGATATAGATGTGAATAAGAAATTTATTGAATTGGGGATGGACTCCATTATCGGCGTGGAATGGATTCAATCCATTAACAACAGATACGGTACTTCCATTGCGGTGAATAAAGCGTACGAACATCCGACTATAGTGGAGCTTGCAGAATTCTTAGGGAGTGAGATGGGAAACCATAGCGGTGTGTCTCAGCTCATAAAAGAAAGACCAGCTGCGGCAGAAGCTGAAAGAAATAGACCTTCAAGCCTTATACAAGGGGCAGAAACACTACGGGAAGGGTTGAGAGACAGCCTGGCAGGGATATTGTGTATCAGGCCCGAGGATATAGATGTGAATAAGAAATTTATTGAATTGGGGATGGACTCCATTATCGGTGTGGAATGGATTCAATCCATTAACAACAGATACGGTACTTCCATTGCGGTGAATAAAGCGTACGAACATCCGACTATAGTGGAGCTTGCCGAGTACCTTCAAAATCAAATCTACAAGCCGGACCAAGATGAACACAATAGTAGAGAAACTGTACAAGAAGGAGAAGCTCAGCTCGAATTCTCCCAAACAAGCTCTGTTCAGGAACCTGTCCAGCATCCCGATTCTCACGCGGCAGCCGATATGCACACATCATGCAATTCAAGTCCTGAGCCAAGGAGCTACTCCTTGGTTGAAGAGCAAGTCATGGATCTGATATCCGGTACTATAGGAGTTGAAAAGCAAAAACTGGATATGGACACATCTCTAAAAGACTATAACATTGATTTGTTTGATCTTGCGTACATAACAGAAAGAATACAGGCGAAAATTGGCCCGGTAATTGAAGGCGATGCGTTATACCAATGTTCTACTATCCGTGATATCTGTAATCTGTTGCAGACAGACATAAAAGGTGATGAGGAATTACTAAAAGTTCATGATATGGAATTAGCTTCAGAAACGGGAGAGTTTCCTGAACTTATCCATCTAAATAAGAACACGGAAGGAAGGCCTGTTTTCTGGATACATGCCGGGTTGGGGGGAGTAGATGTATACTACCCGATTGCTGAAAAAAGCAATCGCCCCTTTTATGGTATCAAGCCTCATGGCTGGTACAACGACCAGGTTCTGATACGTGGAATTCAGGCGATAGCTTCATACTATGTGAAAATCATTCAGTCGGTGCAGCCGGAAGGACCTTATGATCTTGGCGGTTATTCGTTAGGAGGCATATTTGCCTATGAAATCACCCGACAGCTGCAGGCAATAGGTCAGGAAGTCAGTTCTGTTGTCATAGTGGAGGCTTTTGATGACGAGGGAACAAAAAAGGTTCATGTACCGGAGTACCTTTTCAGAAAAAATACTGCACTTAATGTTATTAATACTGCCCTTTATATTTTGTGCTTGCAGGAACCCGAAAAACTGCATAAAACCCTTATTAACCAGAAAGAGATCAGCATAGACCTGGATGATGAGGAATACTTCTCTCAATTGATAAAGCTTGCAAAGACCCGGGGGTTGGCTCAAACGGAGGAGAGATTATATAAAACTATACTGAAAACTATTGATATGCAGGATGCTTATAAGACGGGAGATGATTTTATTCTGCCTCTGCCGGCACCGGACAGGGTACAGGGCTATTTGCTGAGAAACAAGAATAGACGGTTCCTGGGAGAACTTCAACCATATTTTTCAATCAGGGAGGATTTATTATTATTGGATAATCAGAACTATTGGAAAGGCTGGAAGGCTGAAATTCCTTACTTAAAGATAATTGATGTAGATTGTCCTAACCATGTGGCAATGTTGTTAGATCCTAAAGCATATAAATCAATAGTTGATTTCTGTGAAATCTTATATTGCGGGAGCTCCGGTGTTGTAGCAGGTAAAGACTTTCAAAAGAAGAATAAAGCTGGAACTAAGAGAAGCAGTAATAAGGAAAAATCAAAAGTAGGACTATTAAGCAAGGAGGCTGACTAATGATGGGGGGATAAAATTATGATTAATTCTGTAGTTGATTTATGCGAAATCGGACAAGGTATTGTTCAGTTGACAATGCAGGACAGGGTTTATAAAAACGGTTTTTCCGAAGAGTTGATTGGCGGCTTGCTAATGGCCTTTGAAGAAATAAAGAATAATTCCGGATACAAGGTAGTAATTCTAACCGGATATGACAGCTACTTTTGCTCCGGCGGAACAAGGGAAGGAATGCTAAGCATACAGGCGGATAAATTGAAGTTTACCGATTTGGAAATACACAGCATTGCCTTGGATTGTCCGCTCCCGGTGATTGCTGCAATGCAAGGTCATGGTATAGGAGCCGGATTTACTTTAGGTTTATCCTGCGATTTTGCAGTTTTGAGCAAAGAAAGTTTTTACAGCTGTAACTATATGAAATACGGTTTTACTCCAGGAATGGGTGCCAGCTATATTGTACCCCGGAAATTAGGCTTTAGCCTTGCTCAGGAATTATTATTCACTGCGGACAATTATAGCGGAGCTGAACTGGAAAGACGGGGAATTCAGTTTAAGGTTCTGCCAAGAAAGGAAGTAATGGAATATGCATGCAAACTGGCCGGAAAAATAGCGGAGAAGCCTAGAACCGCGCTAATGACTTTAAAGGAGAATCAGGTTGCACAAATAAGGGGAGAACTGGCAGAAGCTTTAAAGCTGGAATTGGAAATGCATGAGAAGACTATGTATCAACCCGGGGTAAAAGAACGGATTGCGAATCTGTTCGGAATGTAATGTTAATAGTTTACTGCGTTGAGCTAGTAAGTTTTAGTTTATCAAGCTAAATAAAATGGGGGTATTTAAATGAAACGTAACTATATAGGTTTAGCAACATCCTTCAGGGATCCGTCAATTACGATTGTTAATTCAAAAGGAGAAGTCGTTTTTGCTGAGGCTTCAGAGAGATATGTGCAGTATAAAAGGGCTGCACAGATGTCTCCCGACCAGTTCGGATATTATTTGTACCACTTGCTTAAGACACATACGGAGGCAGGGGCTGAATTGGTTGTAGCTCACAGCTGGAGTGATAGAGCTGCTGAAAGTATTGAAAAGAATCTGAAACATGCCACTGAAGCCAGTGCAAAATTATCAAATGAAAACAGTGAAGATGCTTTAGTCCTGAAAAAATATTATGATGACCAAAAATACATGTCGTACCATGCTATTGAGTCAATCAAAAATGCTTCAAAAAACCTTGAGGCTATGGTTAGTATGCTGGATGGCTTTAACCTTGTTTCAGTCAGGCGTTATGACCATCATCTGACACATGCAGCTACCGCATGCTATAGCAGCCCCTTTAAAGAAGCCGCATGTGCTGTATTGGACGGTTATGGAGAAACCAGAGCGTACAACTGTTATCATTACCAAGATGGCAAAATTCTTCAGCTTCCCGGCCTGGTTGACCATGAATTTTTTAAAAGCAGTCTTGGAATGTTCTATGAATTGGTTTGTGATGCTTGCGGCTTTGACCCGGCAGCCGGTGAAGAATGGAAGGTAATGGGACTTGCTGCCTATGGGCAATTTGATCAGGAAATCTATGATTTTTTCAAGTCTGGTTTGACAGTCAATGGTCTGAATCTGGAGCAGTGCCCTGATGACAGTTTCGCTGCTTATCTGGTCAGGTTTTCCAAGATGAAGCGCCGGAAGGAAGAGCCGGCCATTAAGGCTGCCAATTTAGCTTATAATGGACAGCTGGTATTTACGGAAATTTTGTTTAAATACCTGAATAACCTTTATAATCTGGGACTTTCAGAAAACCTTATAATGGGTGGCGGGTGCTGTCTGAATTCCTCTGCAAACGGGCAGATTACCGCCAAAACAGGCTTTAAGAATGTACATATTCCCAGTGCACCAGGTGATGACGGAAATTCTGTTGGTGCTGCCCTTCTGGCTTATTATGAAGATCATCCGGAGAAAAAAAGGGAACCTAAAGTTCAATCACCTTATCTAGGCTCGGAGCTTGAGTTTTATAAAGTAGCGCGCCTGAAGAAATTCAGCGGTTTTAGCAAAATAAGTCACTACCCTGGCGAGGTCCATAAAGAAACTGCCAAACGGTTGGCAGAGGGCAAAATTGTGGGCTGGGTTCAGGGAAAGGCAGAATTTGGGCCGCGTGCTCTGGGCAACCGTTCTATTTTAGCGGATGCCCGTTCTCCCAGGATTAAGGATATCATCAATGAGCGGGTTAAATTCCGT
Protein-coding regions in this window:
- a CDS encoding phosphopantetheine-binding protein, with translation MKDIICKLLWCQLQSIGMLRKKHSIVKEDKKESGIIDLYDRWLDESVSVLERNHYLTLEGEVCLVQDTLLIDPDSVWAEWEMAKSELVKNKKNVAQLNLVEATMRSLPEILTGKKAATDILFPNSSMELVEGIYKNNPVSDYFNEVLSDSIIAYLRERIEQDPKAEIRILEIGAGTGGTSASNFLKLRPYGGHIQEYCYTDLSKAFLLFAEREYGPVNPFLTYKILNVEEPLNRQGIETGVYDIVVAANVLHATKNIRKTLRNVKAALKANGLLLVNEISENSLFTHLTFGLTEGWWKYEDAELRIPGCPGLYPETWKKIFEQEGFPEVFFPAQKAHSLGQQIIIAESDGVVRQQNTAQAAVNFRKAVDKNMYSSGDTCLKITNKPVQGVNMITGAQMRKNQGAGVSIQLVKDFAKTAVKESIAQSLKMDEDLITDDQSFSEYGVDSIIAVNLVNLVNQRCKTKLETTVLFEYNNVNNLSRYIAEAHESAIVSILNEDNPGSIEVDAGFQGENADQATQTISLIRYGDRETAKALEISKETIAVIGMSGRFAESQTVDDLWKHLANGANLIKEVSRWDLSERYQETQREGKSFCNYGSFLDNIDKFDPVFFNISGIEATYMDPQQRLFLEESWKALENAGYVGDSIQESKCGVYAGCGSGDYQNLFINNPPAQSTWGNHNSVIPARIAYHLNLQGPAIAVDTACSSSLVAIHLACQGLWTRETDMALAGGVFVQSTPGFYLSTNKAGMLSPTGRCSAFDQAADGFVPGEGVGVVVLKRLSEALADGDHIYGVIRGSGINQDGSTNGITAPSAASQEKLICEVYNSFSINPENIQMVEAHGTGTILGDPIEFSALTSAYRKYTQKQGYCALGSIKTNLGHTTAAAGVASLIKVLLSLKNKKIPPSINFRKGNPKIDFDNSPFYVSTSLRDWEAGENSPRSAAISSFGFSGTNAHLVIEEPPEVVRKHQEKAGYLIVLSARTSEQLYKQVQQLISFCDENTGVDCGNISYSLLLGRKFFNHRLACVVRSLNELVKLLTKWLEKGKTPQVYVSNLQENPCRGQIYLEQYGNMCIRNCLNTTDANEYLGNLSVIADLFIQGYLLEFKYLFPLNEYSRIPMPGYPFARDRYWVSDGETKVKDVSPMLLYSPAVPAKQTVMSRLSEPSPVKRTEKTNCISLNSLSDVRNVPEMQPKVNSKQISLQPAARLIPLQSLKAPVSEKPDVRNTSTQPGKVKLTGLLMTSEALQEGLRDSLAGILCIRPEDIDVNKKFIELGMDSIIGVEWIQSINNRYGTSIAVNKAYEHPTIVELAEFLGSEMGNHSGVSQLIKERPAAAEAERNRPSSLIQGAETLREGLRDSLAGILCIRPEDIDVNKKFIELGMDSIIGVEWIQSINNRYGTSIAVNKAYEHPTIVELAEYLQNQIYKPDQDEHNSRETVQEGEAQLEFSQTSSVQEPVQHPDSHAAADMHTSCNSSPEPRSYSLVEEQVMDLISGTIGVEKQKLDMDTSLKDYNIDLFDLAYITERIQAKIGPVIEGDALYQCSTIRDICNLLQTDIKGDEELLKVHDMELASETGEFPELIHLNKNTEGRPVFWIHAGLGGVDVYYPIAEKSNRPFYGIKPHGWYNDQVLIRGIQAIASYYVKIIQSVQPEGPYDLGGYSLGGIFAYEITRQLQAIGQEVSSVVIVEAFDDEGTKKVHVPEYLFRKNTALNVINTALYILCLQEPEKLHKTLINQKEISIDLDDEEYFSQLIKLAKTRGLAQTEERLYKTILKTIDMQDAYKTGDDFILPLPAPDRVQGYLLRNKNRRFLGELQPYFSIREDLLLLDNQNYWKGWKAEIPYLKIIDVDCPNHVAMLLDPKAYKSIVDFCEILYCGSSGVVAGKDFQKKNKAGTKRSSNKEKSKVGLLSKEAD
- a CDS encoding polyketide synthase, with the protein product MINSVVDLCEIGQGIVQLTMQDRVYKNGFSEELIGGLLMAFEEIKNNSGYKVVILTGYDSYFCSGGTREGMLSIQADKLKFTDLEIHSIALDCPLPVIAAMQGHGIGAGFTLGLSCDFAVLSKESFYSCNYMKYGFTPGMGASYIVPRKLGFSLAQELLFTADNYSGAELERRGIQFKVLPRKEVMEYACKLAGKIAEKPRTALMTLKENQVAQIRGELAEALKLELEMHEKTMYQPGVKERIANLFGM